The Actinocorallia herbida DNA window TGCCGACTCGCCGTCGCCTCCACCTCGGCCGCATAGCTGAGCGCCTGGTCCGAATCTCCCCGGAACGCGCTGCTCAGCGCGTCGCAGGCGAGGGCACCGATACGCCAGATCGGCTGTCCCGTCTCCTTCGCCAGCAGCTCCCCCTCCCGGGCTGCGGCCTGCGCACCCTTCCAGTCACCGGTCTCCAGCCGGTTGACGACACAGAGCGAGAGCACCTGGGACAGCAGTGCCAGCCGCCCCTGGCTGCGCAGCAGCGCCTCCGACCGGCCGAGGAAGGTCAGGCTGCGGACCGGGTCACCGATCGCGGTGGCGGCGATGCCGAAGACCCGCAGGGCATCGCCGTCTGCGATCTCCGCGGGCCGGACCTCGGACAGCAGGTCCATGACGGCGCCGCATTCGGCCACGGGCTCGGCGAGCGCGAGCGTCGCGACATAGCGGTGGTCGTGCGTGATGTCCGCCCCGCCGACCAGGGACTTCGCGGCGGAGACCACATCGGCCCTCGCGGCGGGCCCGGTATCGGCCCACCAGCACCGCAGTGCCGCCCCCAGCAGCAGGTTCAGCGCCAGATCGCGGTCGCCCACCGCATGCGACTGCCTTGCCGCGTCGCAGAGCTGATGCACCCGCGCGGCGTCGCCCGGCACCCCGTCGTGGAAGATCTCCCGCAGCCACTGCGCCCGCGCCCAGTCGAGCTCGGACAGGTCGCACCGCTCCGCGGCGGTCACCAGGAGTCCCACCTGTTCCTGCTGTCCGAGGCTGAAGGCGTGCTCCGCGGCCACCAGCAGCCGGCGCCCGCGCTGGGCCGAGGCGCCGGTCAGCTGCGCCGACCACTGCAGCAGGCGGATCGCGGACATGACCGCGCCGCGGCCGACGGCCACCGAGGCGTTCGCCTCCAGCTCGTCGGCGATCTCGTCGTCGGGGCCCATGATGGACTGCCCCCGGTGCCAGGCCCGACGGTACGGATCGGTGTCCAGCACCGCGGCGACAGCCGCGTTGGCGGCGTGCCTGCGCTCCAGCGTCTCGGCTTGCAGTACACCTGAGCGCACCAGCGGATGGCGCAGCTCCAGGCGACCGTGCTCGACCCGGACCAGGCCGGCCTCTACGGCGGGACGGAAGACATCGGCGGAGACCGGGGCCCCGTACAGGACCGCCGTGGCGGAAAGGATCTCGGCCACGTCGTCGACCGGGTCGACGGCCGCGATCAGCAGCGCGTCGCGGGCGGCCGGGTCCAGCTCGGCTACCCTGCTGCCGAACGCCCGCTCCAGCCTGGCGGTGAGCGGCTGCCAGTCCTGGGCCTCCGGATGGACTGCCCCGGCGAGGGTCTCGGGGAGTTCCAGCAGGGCCAATGGGTTCCCCTGGGCCTGTTCCCTGATGCGGCGCCGGTCGGCCACGCCGGCCACGCCGGCCAGACTGCTCAGGATCTCCTCGGCGGCGTCGCCGTCCACACCGGAGACCGCCAGCTCGGGCAGCCCCGCGGAGACGAACGGACCCGGGTACCCGGTCCGGACGGTCCCGATGATGGCGAGCCGCAGAGGTGCGCGGCGGTGTGCGATGAACGTGAGCACCTCTTGGCTCTGCGCGTCCAGCCACTGCACGTCGTCGACCAGGATGGCGAGTGGCTGCTGGGCGGCGGCCGCCTCGATCAGATCCACCGCCGCCAGCGCGACGCCGAAGATGTCCGGCCGCTCCCCCTCGGCCAGGCCGAACGCGGTCAGCAGGGCCTGCTGGCGCTGGTTCGGCCGGATGCCGAGCGGGCGCAGCACCTGGTGCAGCCCGGCGAACGGCAGCTGCGCCTCGGACTGCACGCCGACCGCCCCCAGGACCCTGAAACCCGCACCGCGCGCAGCCGCCCGGGCGGCGCGCAGCAGGGCCGTCTTGCCGATGCCGGGGTCTCCGAGAAGGACGAGGCACCGGCCCTCGTCGGAGACTCGGTCGATCATCTCCGTCAGAGCCCGGACCTCGGCGTCCCGGCCGAACAATACGCTGGTCATCAGCATAAAGTAGCCGCCCGCGCCCGCGAGATGAATGCGTCAAACGACTGCACGGACCGGGCCAGGACCCTGACAGAGTCATCAGGCCGCCCGGCGCCCCGGTAGGTGTACGCCCGGTCCTTTCCCGAGGCGAAGCGCCGCAGCCGCGACGATGCGCCGCTGCACCACCCGACCCTTGATGTGTCTCAAGTCACTCTATTATGGACTTGTCAGTCCATTTTTTGGGACGCATGATGAGTGGACCAGCAAGTCCAAAGCTGGTTCGGCCGCACACCCGCCTTGCCGGTGGATGTTCGGACCGTCGTCACTCCACAGGGATGGTCGATCATGGACACTCTTGAGCGTCTCGGCACCACCGAGGATCTTCGTCGGCTGATGGCCCGCTACGTCCGGTACGCCGATCAGCAGCGCTGGCAGGACCTCACGGATCTGTTCACACCCGACGGTACGTTCACCCCGCACAAGCCCGACGGATCGGTGTGGCTGCACATGGACGGCCGGGAGGAGATCGCCGCGACGGTCGGCGCCAGCGGCGGCCCCGGCGTCACCCTGGTCCACCACCTGTTCTCCGACGAGATCGACGTCGACTCGCCGACCACGGCCTACGGCGTATGGGCGATGGAGGACATCGTCACCCGGCCCGAGGACGCCGAGGTGTCCGAGGCCATCCCCTTCAAGCGTATGCACGGCTTCGGCCACTACCACGCGCGCTTCGTCAAGACCCACGGCTCCTGGTACATCGCCGAACTCATCCAGACCCGGATCCGCCTGGACTTCACCGTCTGACCGTCCTCGCGGCCACCCCACGAACACCAACACGAAAGAAGGATCGCCGTGAGCAACGTCGACAAGCCGACAGCGCTGGAGCCGTACAAGATCGACGTCCCCCAGGACGCCCTGGACGATCTCAAGGACCGGCTGAGGAAGACCCGCTTCTTCGACGACCTGGACAACGAAGAGGAGTACTACGGAATCAGCACCGCCTACCTCAGGCCGCTGGTGGAGTACTGGGCCGACGGCTTCGACTGGCGCGCCCAGGAGACTCGGCTGAACTCCCACAACCAGCACAAGGTCGAGGTCGACGGCACGCCGGTGCACTTCGTGTACGAGCGGGGCACAGGCCCGAACGCGATCCCGCTGGTCGTGCTCCA harbors:
- a CDS encoding nuclear transport factor 2 family protein yields the protein MDTLERLGTTEDLRRLMARYVRYADQQRWQDLTDLFTPDGTFTPHKPDGSVWLHMDGREEIAATVGASGGPGVTLVHHLFSDEIDVDSPTTAYGVWAMEDIVTRPEDAEVSEAIPFKRMHGFGHYHARFVKTHGSWYIAELIQTRIRLDFTV
- a CDS encoding AAA family ATPase, whose product is MTSVLFGRDAEVRALTEMIDRVSDEGRCLVLLGDPGIGKTALLRAARAAARGAGFRVLGAVGVQSEAQLPFAGLHQVLRPLGIRPNQRQQALLTAFGLAEGERPDIFGVALAAVDLIEAAAAQQPLAILVDDVQWLDAQSQEVLTFIAHRRAPLRLAIIGTVRTGYPGPFVSAGLPELAVSGVDGDAAEEILSSLAGVAGVADRRRIREQAQGNPLALLELPETLAGAVHPEAQDWQPLTARLERAFGSRVAELDPAARDALLIAAVDPVDDVAEILSATAVLYGAPVSADVFRPAVEAGLVRVEHGRLELRHPLVRSGVLQAETLERRHAANAAVAAVLDTDPYRRAWHRGQSIMGPDDEIADELEANASVAVGRGAVMSAIRLLQWSAQLTGASAQRGRRLLVAAEHAFSLGQQEQVGLLVTAAERCDLSELDWARAQWLREIFHDGVPGDAARVHQLCDAARQSHAVGDRDLALNLLLGAALRCWWADTGPAARADVVSAAKSLVGGADITHDHRYVATLALAEPVAECGAVMDLLSEVRPAEIADGDALRVFGIAATAIGDPVRSLTFLGRSEALLRSQGRLALLSQVLSLCVVNRLETGDWKGAQAAAREGELLAKETGQPIWRIGALACDALSSAFRGDSDQALSYAAEVEATASRQRLNQLLSMAQLAKGAALSAAGRHVQAYRELARAFRADDPSFHQRERFGAVMFLAEAAVEAGREADASAVLAELSQVANLTRAPLLVVHLRYARAVICDDAIAGPLYADMMDQDFAGWPWAEACANLAHGGWLRRLGRREEAVAALRPAVAELDRIGARPWADRARAELGAALSGL